In Streptomyces sp. HUAS ZL42, the DNA window TCCCGCGCCATCGCCATGGCCGGCGTCACCACCGCCGCCGTCGCCGCCCCGCTGATGGCGGCCGGCAGCGCCTCCGCCGCCACCGCCGCCGAGTGGGACGCCGTCGCCCAGTGCGAGTCGGGCGGCAACTGGTCCATCAACACCGGCAACGGCTACTACGGCGGTCTGCAGTTCTCCGCCTCCACCTGGGCCGCGTACGGCGGCACGCAGTACGCCTCCACCGCCGACCAGGCCACCAAGGCGCAGCAGATCGAGATCGCCGAGAAGGTGCTCGCGGGTCAGGGCAAGGGTGCCTGGCCGGTCTGCGGCACGGGCCTGTCGAACGCCACCTACACCGGCGGCGGCTCCAGCAGCTCCTCCGGCTCGAACAGCACCAGCACGCGTTCGACGGAGCAGCAGAGCAGCTCCCGTTCGACCGAGCGCCCGGCCGCCAAGAAGACCGTCACCACCCCGACCGGCAAGAAGGTCAAGAAGGGCGACGGCGAGTACAAGGTCGTCAAGGGCGACTCCCTCAGCTCGATCGCCGAGAAGCACCACGTCAAGGGTGGCTGGCAGAAGCTCTTCAAGCTGAACAAGGGCATCGTCGAGGACGCCGACCTCATCTACCCGGGCCAGCAGCTGCACCTGAAGTGACACGTGGCTCGCAGCTGAACCACAGCGCCCTCACATCCGTGCACTTCACAGTGGAGACCTCGTGAGGGTCCCCCCGTCCCCACGGGCTCCCCGTCCCGGTGCGTGTTCCCCCGTACGCACCGGGACGGGGCTTTTCTTTGCCCACTGTTCGCCCGGATTCCCACCCTCCCTTTGTTCCGACTAGAAACAATGTGTACCGTCAGTCTGTCCACGGGACGGTCGGTCGGCTGCCGACAGGCCCGGGGCGGCTAGGCTCTAGTCGCAAGGCCCAGCAAGGGATCTACAAGGGCTCGTCAAGGGCCCACGTGCCCCGCACAACCAGCGTCACATCCCAAGAAGGAGATGCTCGTGCCGTCCATCGACGTCGTCGTAGCCCGGGAAATCCTGGACTCCCGAGGCAACCCCACGGTCGAGGTCGAGGTCGGCCTCGACGACGGCAGCACGGGTCGTGCCGCCGTCCCGTCCGGCGCCTCCACCGGCGCCTTCGAGGCCATCGAGCTCCGCGACGGTGACCCCAACCGCTATCAGGGCAAGGGTGTCGAGAAGGCCGTCCTCGCCGTCATCGAGCAGATCGGCCCGGAGCTGGTCGGCTACGACGCCACCGAGCAGCGCCTGATCGACCAGGCCATGTTCGACCTGGACGCCACCGACAACAAGGGCTCCCTCGGCGCCAACGCCATCCTCGGCGTCTCCCTCGCCGTCGCCCACGCCGCCTCCGAGGCCAGCGACCTCCCGCTCT includes these proteins:
- a CDS encoding transglycosylase family protein; the encoded protein is MLFSGKGKHRRPNKASRAIAMAGVTTAAVAAPLMAAGSASAATAAEWDAVAQCESGGNWSINTGNGYYGGLQFSASTWAAYGGTQYASTADQATKAQQIEIAEKVLAGQGKGAWPVCGTGLSNATYTGGGSSSSSGSNSTSTRSTEQQSSSRSTERPAAKKTVTTPTGKKVKKGDGEYKVVKGDSLSSIAEKHHVKGGWQKLFKLNKGIVEDADLIYPGQQLHLK